One genomic segment of Gemmatimonadota bacterium includes these proteins:
- a CDS encoding transcriptional repressor: MTRRPPGRPRAAPQGSAADWRRVGLRRTPQRDVILNLVRGSPTHPTAVQIHQDAVASIPGISLATVYRTLRVLKERGLIHEFGGAGVSSRYDGAIPDHEHVRCVRCGDVADIMLSGMDEVRQRVAEATGYRVSHHPLIFMGLCPHCSSSEKVRTPGARKPGSPDAEESRAGEETQKDSDWSRWYW, from the coding sequence ATGACTCGCAGACCTCCGGGAAGACCACGCGCAGCCCCTCAGGGCTCCGCGGCGGACTGGCGTCGTGTCGGGCTTCGCCGTACTCCGCAAAGAGATGTCATCCTGAACCTTGTGCGGGGTTCCCCCACGCATCCCACCGCGGTACAGATTCACCAGGATGCCGTTGCCTCGATTCCCGGCATCAGTCTCGCCACGGTCTATCGGACGCTCCGTGTTCTCAAGGAGCGCGGGCTGATTCACGAGTTCGGCGGGGCGGGGGTTTCATCTCGCTACGATGGAGCCATTCCGGACCATGAGCATGTCCGTTGTGTGCGCTGCGGCGATGTTGCGGATATCATGCTCTCCGGAATGGACGAAGTTCGACAGCGAGTCGCCGAGGCCACAGGGTATCGCGTCAGTCATCACCCGCTGATCTTCATGGGGCTTTGCCCTCACTGTTCGAGCAGCGAGAAGGTCAGGACGCCGGGGGCGCGGAAGCCGGGTTCTCCGGATGCGGAGGAGTCGAGGGCGGGAGAAGAAACTCAGAAGGATTCCGACTGGTCCCGGTGGTACTGGTGA
- a CDS encoding RNA polymerase sigma factor RpoD/SigA: MATARASQTVPLDDSFGMYLRDIGRIPLLTREEEGVLGKRIRAGEEAAVHELVQANLRFVVSVAKRYMNRGVALSDLVTEGNLGLYEAARRFDERKGCAFISYAVWWIRRNLNKAMADQVHLVHYPHSRRDTLRKVCSAEESLEKRLERQPSLREISEAIGRAPQEIQEAMASVRAYSMVTDYEGVNRETPLNRIADSTLLGTPDRGLEDCELNHHVHNAVERLSQREELIINLYYGLAGEEPYTLGEIGKRLHLSKERIRQLKDRALSRLRTGGLSRALHAHLN, from the coding sequence ATGGCCACCGCCAGAGCTTCGCAAACGGTGCCCCTGGATGACTCCTTCGGCATGTACCTTCGTGACATCGGGCGCATTCCTCTTCTCACCCGAGAAGAAGAGGGCGTTCTGGGCAAGAGAATCCGTGCCGGTGAAGAAGCCGCAGTGCATGAACTGGTCCAGGCCAACCTTCGCTTTGTGGTCAGCGTCGCCAAGCGATACATGAACCGGGGTGTTGCCCTGAGTGATCTCGTTACGGAAGGCAACCTCGGTCTTTACGAAGCCGCACGGCGTTTTGACGAACGCAAAGGGTGCGCGTTTATTTCGTATGCAGTCTGGTGGATTCGCCGAAATCTGAACAAGGCCATGGCGGATCAGGTGCATCTCGTCCACTACCCGCACAGCCGCCGGGATACCCTTCGCAAGGTATGCAGCGCGGAGGAATCGCTGGAGAAGAGGCTCGAGCGGCAGCCGTCGCTTCGGGAGATCTCGGAGGCCATCGGCCGGGCTCCCCAGGAAATCCAGGAGGCCATGGCATCCGTGAGGGCGTATTCCATGGTGACGGACTACGAAGGAGTGAATCGAGAAACGCCGCTGAACCGAATCGCGGACTCCACGCTGCTGGGGACTCCGGATCGCGGCCTGGAGGATTGTGAACTCAACCACCATGTTCACAATGCGGTAGAGCGATTGAGCCAGAGAGAGGAACTCATCATCAACCTCTACTACGGGCTGGCCGGAGAAGAGCCGTACACGCTCGGTGAAATCGGGAAGAGACTCCATCTTTCGAAGGAGCGAATCCGCCAACTGAAGGACCGTGCGCTGAGTCGCCTTCGTACGGGTGGCCTGAGCCGGGCGCTGCACGCGCACCTCAACTGA
- a CDS encoding sigma-54 dependent transcriptional regulator, with product MTDSVLVIDDEQTVRSTLRRALEDEGFCVVTAPSGRSGLRAARENAPDVAVVDLKLGDMSGLEVLRELKALDPRPVALMISAYGEVQDVVQAMKLGAEDYVRKPYDLDEMVRCVSQNLRASRMRRSIPASTEMREDGGLGRILGDSGAIEEVRETILKVVPSGAHTVLIQGETGTGKELVARALHLESDRRDHPFVKLNCSAIPESLFESELFGHEKGTFTDARETREGLAETADGGTLFLDEIGDAGASAQAKLLTFIEERSFRRLGGREDRVVDVRIVAATNKDLDAECDAGEFRSDLLHRLKVIGIALPPLREREGDVVCLAREFLSEFGELAGKPGIALSEDAVECLESYDWPGNVRELRNSLERIVLLEDIDTLLPGHLSQKIRESSSLSRARGLIAKRSVPLSEVEREHILRILEETDGNRTRAAEILGITRQTLITKLKLYSSTGDECAPLVSKK from the coding sequence ATGACCGACAGCGTTCTTGTGATCGACGATGAGCAAACGGTGCGCTCCACGCTCCGACGCGCGTTGGAGGACGAGGGCTTTTGCGTGGTGACGGCCCCGTCCGGCCGATCCGGATTGCGTGCTGCCAGAGAGAACGCTCCGGATGTGGCCGTCGTGGATCTGAAGCTGGGCGACATGTCGGGCCTGGAGGTCCTTCGGGAACTCAAGGCGCTGGACCCTCGACCGGTGGCCTTGATGATCAGCGCCTACGGGGAGGTGCAGGATGTTGTGCAGGCCATGAAACTCGGTGCGGAAGACTATGTACGCAAACCTTACGACCTCGACGAGATGGTCCGGTGCGTTTCCCAGAACCTGCGTGCATCTCGAATGCGGCGCTCCATTCCCGCCTCTACTGAGATGAGAGAAGACGGTGGGCTCGGGCGGATTCTCGGGGATTCCGGCGCGATCGAGGAAGTCCGGGAGACCATCCTGAAGGTCGTTCCGAGCGGTGCTCACACGGTGCTGATCCAGGGGGAAACCGGGACTGGAAAGGAGCTGGTTGCGCGAGCGCTGCATCTTGAATCGGATCGACGGGATCACCCCTTCGTCAAGCTCAACTGCTCCGCGATTCCTGAATCGCTCTTTGAAAGTGAGCTTTTCGGACACGAGAAGGGGACATTCACCGATGCACGCGAGACTCGGGAAGGCCTTGCGGAGACGGCGGACGGGGGGACGCTCTTTCTCGATGAGATCGGCGACGCCGGGGCTTCCGCGCAGGCAAAACTTCTGACATTTATCGAGGAGCGATCATTTCGCAGGCTTGGCGGGCGAGAGGATCGAGTGGTGGATGTCCGCATCGTGGCGGCAACGAACAAGGACCTGGACGCAGAGTGTGACGCGGGTGAGTTCCGAAGCGATCTGTTGCATCGGCTGAAAGTGATCGGGATCGCTCTTCCACCACTTCGCGAACGCGAAGGAGATGTGGTGTGTCTCGCCAGAGAGTTCCTTTCAGAGTTTGGGGAACTGGCCGGGAAGCCGGGGATCGCGCTGTCCGAAGATGCGGTGGAGTGTCTGGAGAGTTACGACTGGCCTGGAAATGTGCGCGAACTCCGCAACTCGCTGGAGCGGATTGTTCTTCTGGAAGACATCGACACGCTTCTCCCTGGCCATCTTTCCCAGAAGATCCGCGAGAGCTCTTCATTGTCGCGTGCCCGAGGACTGATCGCGAAGCGTTCGGTTCCTCTTTCTGAAGTGGAGCGCGAACACATCCTCCGCATTCTTGAAGAAACGGATGGCAACCGCACTCGCGCGGCCGAGATACTTGGCATCACACGGCAGACGCTGATCACCAAGCTGAAGTTGTACTCGTCGACCGGTGACGAATGCGCGCCCCTTGTGTCAAAGAAATAG
- a CDS encoding rhomboid family intramembrane serine protease encodes MFLPLKDVNPATRRPWVTLALMAANTLAYLAQVQAESRGYSLVAVGGFVPVDPAPVALLTSMFLHGGVLHLGGNLLYLWIFGNNVEDVLGHGRFLVFYLLAGLGGHLAHGLVYSGSAIPTIGASGAISGILAAYLIRFPRSRVVSILFLGFFFRLIRTPASVVIGWWIVIQLLRGVVGFGEGGSPGVAWFEHIGGFAAGLVLFKLLEAMRR; translated from the coding sequence ATGTTCCTTCCTCTGAAAGATGTGAATCCTGCCACTCGCCGGCCGTGGGTGACGCTGGCACTCATGGCCGCGAACACGCTGGCCTACCTGGCACAGGTGCAGGCGGAATCGCGCGGGTACTCCCTTGTGGCGGTCGGAGGGTTTGTCCCGGTAGATCCCGCACCCGTCGCGCTCCTGACATCGATGTTCCTCCACGGGGGAGTTCTGCATCTGGGGGGGAATCTCCTCTACCTCTGGATCTTCGGGAACAACGTCGAGGATGTGCTGGGGCACGGACGGTTTCTCGTGTTCTATCTCCTGGCGGGACTGGGCGGGCATCTCGCACACGGGCTGGTCTATTCAGGCTCTGCCATTCCCACGATCGGTGCAAGCGGTGCGATCTCAGGCATCCTTGCAGCGTATCTGATTCGGTTCCCGCGTTCTCGCGTAGTGTCCATCCTCTTCCTCGGGTTCTTCTTCCGCCTGATTCGCACGCCTGCCTCCGTGGTGATTGGCTGGTGGATCGTGATTCAACTTCTGCGTGGCGTCGTGGGTTTCGGAGAGGGAGGGTCCCCGGGCGTGGCCTGGTTCGAGCATATCGGAGGGTTCGCAGCGGGGTTGGTACTCTTCAAGTTGCTGGAGGCGATGCGAAGATGA
- a CDS encoding ATP-binding protein → MQTDVLHALLEANRDAIVVIDSDKRFAEFSASAESTLGWSRAEAIGESCQKILKCQDTDGALLCDAGCPLDALLNESSVRSCAAMYILSKNGDVRFLESDYTSVPDRSGKARHFVGVLRNAGEGEWLGSFGAETRRLLSLGTISAGIAHEIRNPLTGIRTTIQYVLKHQDRGDPYRESLHASIKELDRIEAVISDFLAYSRPPSPRRRSRDVNRVLSDSLALARESLESVGVDLVTDMEEELPRLSIDPGMMREVFLNIVMNARDAMRKKGGTLRVSSWLSPRSKPSSPTGIRIAFSDTGPGIPEGTSADIFEPFMSGRAKGLGLGLSISQRICKAHGGLISATNNSEGGSRFTVILPIPQSETRPVLPSKEQREERAKPVSEGSPA, encoded by the coding sequence GTGCAGACGGATGTTCTTCACGCTCTTCTAGAAGCGAATCGGGACGCGATTGTGGTGATCGATTCCGACAAACGGTTCGCGGAGTTTTCGGCATCCGCCGAATCCACACTGGGGTGGTCTCGCGCGGAAGCCATTGGCGAAAGCTGCCAGAAGATCCTCAAGTGCCAGGATACGGACGGCGCTCTTCTGTGTGACGCGGGCTGTCCGCTGGATGCGCTCCTGAACGAATCCTCCGTTCGGTCCTGTGCCGCCATGTATATTCTTTCGAAGAACGGAGATGTTCGGTTTCTTGAGTCGGACTATACCTCCGTGCCGGACCGATCCGGGAAGGCCCGCCATTTCGTCGGCGTTCTCCGAAACGCGGGAGAAGGGGAGTGGCTGGGAAGTTTTGGCGCGGAGACGCGTCGGCTCCTGTCACTGGGGACGATCTCTGCGGGGATCGCCCATGAGATACGCAACCCGCTGACGGGAATCCGCACGACAATCCAGTATGTGCTGAAGCATCAGGATCGCGGAGACCCCTACCGGGAGAGTCTGCACGCGTCTATCAAGGAACTGGATCGCATCGAAGCGGTCATTTCCGATTTTCTTGCGTATTCCCGCCCGCCATCTCCACGCCGGCGCTCCCGGGATGTGAACCGCGTTCTCTCCGACTCTCTTGCGCTGGCGCGGGAGTCGCTGGAATCCGTAGGTGTGGACCTTGTGACGGACATGGAAGAGGAACTGCCACGGCTTTCCATCGATCCGGGTATGATGCGGGAGGTGTTTCTGAACATCGTCATGAACGCCCGGGACGCCATGCGAAAGAAGGGGGGAACACTCCGCGTGTCCAGCTGGCTCAGCCCCCGATCGAAGCCGTCGTCGCCGACCGGGATTCGTATCGCCTTCAGCGACACCGGCCCCGGCATTCCCGAGGGAACTTCCGCAGACATTTTTGAACCGTTTATGTCGGGTCGTGCAAAGGGTCTTGGCCTCGGCCTCTCAATCAGCCAGAGAATCTGCAAGGCGCATGGGGGACTTATCTCCGCGACCAACAATTCAGAAGGCGGAAGCCGGTTTACCGTGATTCTCCCCATCCCGCAAAGCGAGACGCGTCCGGTATTGCCCTCGAAAGAACAGAGAGAAGAGAGGGCGAAGCCCGTGTCGGAGGGGAGTCCCGCATGA
- a CDS encoding response regulator codes for MRDARLSANSCVHAVRLYVNRESLRSVEARQMPGRLLILMDDEPVTTRALALDLSEAGYEVETAVDEVDALRRFDKDPYDLVIAAEDAGSGGGGFVKNLRLASPSAKVVVMTTRGGRRERVRMEPGGARVRKPFDLDEFRLLVDRLLASETTGESGKTM; via the coding sequence ATGAGAGATGCAAGGCTTTCAGCGAACTCGTGCGTTCATGCAGTTCGCCTGTATGTCAATCGAGAGAGCCTGCGGAGCGTGGAGGCGCGTCAGATGCCGGGACGACTGCTGATTCTCATGGACGACGAGCCGGTCACGACAAGAGCATTGGCACTGGATCTTTCGGAAGCAGGGTACGAGGTGGAGACGGCCGTGGATGAAGTGGATGCCCTGCGGAGGTTTGACAAGGATCCGTATGATCTCGTGATCGCGGCCGAGGACGCGGGCTCCGGGGGCGGAGGGTTTGTGAAGAACCTGCGTCTCGCCAGTCCCTCGGCGAAGGTTGTGGTGATGACGACGCGAGGAGGAAGACGGGAGAGGGTCCGGATGGAACCCGGCGGTGCCCGCGTCCGAAAACCCTTCGATCTGGATGAGTTCCGCTTGCTGGTGGATCGACTGCTGGCATCGGAGACGACAGGAGAGTCGGGGAAGACGATGTGA
- a CDS encoding pilus assembly PilX N-terminal domain-containing protein: MIRKVEWGRRLAQRDERGSVLVLAVLMIALFAMAGGTFLAISTSEGRIATNREKATQALYVAEAGAHVAYREFAASNFRGRTHNGDGTMASAGLLAVAAFQGGLTLDDMDDNGLAEERNDGWYVWEWNLGDDQAESLTGSGLAESFRFALRPASTDADEDEYIIDVIGSVGIFSRRLEVLGYTEPAFGYALYSDGDLSEFTRGVDQDISGKIHANGNLYFRPAGTVLSVDSPMITATGQMIRTEDAWGRPAPGGETVLIKDRDGNWVEMAGGGAGVAMDSNHPDWTNDDPDDGVDGALDLWDGIVRDGTLGATSVDPPPVETMEVGGYFDLRASLRIRAGDLQYDNAGNDISAWVGDAIQEVTFWNPSVDQYVTVQEIDLNILASGGNFPASGLIHSDVPLRVVNASQLENDLTIVADHSIYTKGSFNSVNKRAAALVSSGRIWHVSDAWQDDDAYTMAPKSSRQAANGTTEIHAAMVDGQPVVEEANYADLDGDGFPDDPGAGDTWANNDHLLESWGGSRTLLKRGSIVHMQFADMADNLNNAGILPEEVAWSKHAAYSPPHRDYGYDPSLAGMSGQPPYAPLVSRLFLWREVTP, encoded by the coding sequence GTGATCAGGAAAGTGGAGTGGGGAAGACGGTTGGCACAACGCGATGAGCGGGGTTCGGTTCTTGTTCTGGCGGTACTCATGATCGCGCTCTTTGCGATGGCGGGGGGGACCTTTCTGGCAATCTCCACATCCGAGGGGCGAATCGCAACGAACCGGGAGAAAGCGACGCAAGCGCTCTATGTCGCAGAGGCGGGTGCGCATGTGGCGTACCGGGAGTTCGCGGCGTCGAACTTCCGGGGGAGAACGCACAACGGGGACGGCACAATGGCCTCTGCGGGTCTCTTGGCTGTTGCCGCGTTTCAGGGCGGACTCACGCTGGACGACATGGACGACAACGGTCTTGCGGAAGAGCGGAACGACGGGTGGTATGTGTGGGAGTGGAACTTGGGCGACGATCAAGCGGAATCCCTGACGGGTTCCGGCCTGGCGGAGAGTTTTCGGTTTGCGCTCCGCCCCGCCAGCACCGACGCGGATGAGGACGAGTACATCATCGATGTGATCGGCAGTGTTGGGATCTTCAGTCGAAGGCTGGAAGTTCTTGGGTACACCGAACCGGCGTTCGGATATGCACTCTACTCGGATGGGGATCTGTCCGAGTTCACCCGCGGAGTGGATCAGGACATCAGCGGGAAGATCCATGCCAACGGGAACCTGTACTTTCGACCCGCCGGAACGGTGTTGTCTGTGGACTCGCCCATGATCACGGCAACCGGGCAGATGATTCGCACGGAAGATGCGTGGGGGCGTCCGGCCCCCGGCGGAGAGACGGTGTTGATCAAGGACCGGGACGGGAACTGGGTGGAGATGGCGGGAGGAGGGGCGGGGGTCGCCATGGATTCGAACCACCCGGACTGGACAAACGATGATCCGGACGACGGCGTGGACGGGGCGTTGGATCTATGGGATGGGATTGTACGAGACGGGACTCTGGGCGCGACGAGCGTCGATCCTCCTCCGGTGGAGACGATGGAGGTGGGCGGGTACTTCGATCTGCGGGCCTCGCTCCGGATTCGAGCGGGAGACCTGCAATATGACAATGCCGGAAACGACATCAGCGCGTGGGTCGGGGATGCGATTCAGGAAGTCACCTTCTGGAATCCGTCCGTTGACCAGTATGTGACCGTGCAGGAGATCGACCTGAACATTCTTGCGTCGGGGGGGAACTTCCCGGCGAGCGGTCTGATTCACTCCGATGTCCCGCTTCGTGTGGTCAACGCATCCCAACTCGAGAACGATCTGACGATCGTGGCGGACCACTCGATCTACACAAAGGGCAGCTTCAACAGCGTGAACAAGAGGGCGGCTGCGCTGGTGTCCTCCGGGCGAATCTGGCATGTCTCCGACGCCTGGCAGGATGACGATGCCTACACCATGGCGCCCAAGAGTTCTCGTCAGGCGGCCAATGGAACCACGGAGATTCACGCCGCGATGGTGGATGGCCAGCCGGTAGTCGAGGAAGCGAACTACGCAGACCTGGACGGGGACGGCTTCCCCGACGACCCGGGCGCCGGCGACACCTGGGCGAACAACGACCACCTGCTGGAGTCATGGGGTGGGTCGCGCACTCTCCTCAAGCGCGGGTCCATCGTTCACATGCAGTTCGCCGACATGGCGGACAACCTGAACAATGCGGGCATTCTTCCCGAGGAAGTAGCGTGGTCCAAACACGCAGCGTACAGTCCGCCGCATCGCGACTATGGATATGATCCTTCCCTTGCGGGAATGTCGGGGCAGCCTCCGTATGCCCCGCTGGTTTCGAGGCTCTTTCTCTGGCGGGAAGTCACTCCCTGA
- a CDS encoding MBL fold metallo-hydrolase: MVLVRIEVFPMGPFQVNSYLLTCKKTHEVVVVDPGDEAEVLVRLLRERDATPTAILSTHGHLDHVSGNRVVQDAFDCPILMHKADLPLLEAFDSQAAAFGLDLPTPPAPGGTLVPGQPFSFGECSLEVLHTPGHSPGSVTLVSGQDAISGDVLFSGSIGRTDLPGGDIRTLLRSIDEVLVPLGDEMRIHPGHGPATDIGRERRSNPFLQPEMRSQFL, translated from the coding sequence GTGGTACTGGTGAGGATCGAAGTCTTCCCGATGGGGCCGTTCCAGGTGAACTCATACCTGCTCACCTGCAAGAAGACGCACGAGGTCGTCGTCGTGGACCCCGGCGATGAGGCCGAAGTCCTCGTCCGACTCCTGAGGGAGCGGGACGCAACCCCCACGGCCATTCTCTCTACCCACGGACACCTGGACCATGTCAGCGGCAACCGCGTTGTGCAGGATGCGTTTGATTGTCCCATCCTGATGCACAAGGCGGACCTTCCCCTGCTGGAGGCATTTGACAGTCAGGCCGCCGCCTTCGGTCTGGATTTGCCCACTCCCCCGGCTCCCGGCGGCACCCTCGTGCCGGGACAGCCGTTCTCATTCGGAGAGTGCTCGCTGGAGGTGCTCCATACCCCGGGGCACTCGCCGGGGAGCGTGACCCTCGTGTCGGGGCAGGACGCGATTTCGGGAGATGTCCTCTTCTCCGGTTCCATCGGTCGGACCGACCTCCCCGGCGGGGACATACGAACGCTCCTGCGCTCCATCGACGAGGTCCTCGTTCCGCTTGGAGATGAGATGCGCATCCACCCGGGACACGGCCCCGCGACGGATATCGGGCGGGAGCGACGGTCCAATCCCTTCCTGCAGCCGGAAATGCGCTCTCAGTTTCTCTAG